Proteins encoded together in one Papaver somniferum cultivar HN1 unplaced genomic scaffold, ASM357369v1 unplaced-scaffold_21, whole genome shotgun sequence window:
- the LOC113339672 gene encoding B3 domain-containing protein Os11g0197600-like codes for MSEGEVENQIHDCETGAEGMDRAESISLIKGKGKCKVEEDSEESDDELEETPEDATSSSKYPYFLATLKSYNTGRSFLPIPRIFSRSNIPDDIETIVLKDEEGKEWPIKLTRREDSCGVYCGFGWYDFQLEKGLKKGDICLFEQENEDQLEFTVSIIRIIK; via the exons ATGTCTGAGGGTGAAGTTGAAAATCAAATCCATGATTGTGAAACCGGTGCAGAGGGTATGGATAGAGCTGAAAGTATAAGTCTAATCAAAGGCAAAGGAAAATGCAAAG TTGAAGAGGATAGCGAAGAATCTGATGATGAACTTGAGGAAACTCCTGAAGATGCAACCAGCAGTTCCAAGTATCCTTATTTCCTTGCTACATTGAAGAGTTACAACACTGGCAGATCTTTCTTA CCGATTCCTAGGATTTTTTCAAGATCAAACATTCCTGATGATATAGAAACTATAGTTCTTAAggatgaagaaggaaaagaatggccAATCAAACTAACTCGTCGCGAAGATTCCTGCGGTGTCTATTGTGGATTTGGCTGGTATGATTTCCAGTTAGAGAAGGGGTTAAAAAAAGGAGACATTTGTCTATTTGAACAAGAGAATGAAGATCAATTGGAGTTCACAGTTAGCATTATTAGAATTATAAAGTAA
- the LOC113339851 gene encoding B3 domain-containing protein REM10-like, which produces MLDMERMVCSSSKPHFFRPILPDSSSAHVPIIPKAFQTDYLVDTEDSEGVATLKSTPLKKSWKVKLNDFKFTDGWEHFFKAHELSMGNILVFEYEGHDLIFQVWVFDLSCCEVEYSTESLMSEGIVKNEIHHCETGAKGMDRAAGISKGKGKCKVEEDSEECDDKLEETKEDATNISKCPHFITTLKSYNIGRSFLTIPRIFSKSNIPDDVETIILKDKEGKEMPIKLIRRKDSYGVNFGFGWYDFQFEKGLKKGDICLFEQENEDEMEFTVSVIGKC; this is translated from the exons ATGTTGGATATGGAGAGAATGGTCTGCTCAAGCTCTAAACCACACTTCTTTCGACCCATCCTTcctgattcttcatcagcacatGTT CCAATAATACCAAAAGCATTTCAAACAGATTACTTAGTTGATACAGAAGATAGTGAAGGGGTAGCAACTTTAAAGAGTACTCCACTGAAGAAATCATGGAAAGTGAAGCTGAATGACTTCAAGTTTACAGATGGTTGGGAGCATTTTTTTAAGGCTCATGAACTAAGTATGGGTAATATTCTTGTGTTTGAATATGAAGGTCATGATTTGATTTTTCAAGTTTGGGTTTTCGACTTGAGTTGCTGCGAAGTTGAGTATTCAACAGAATCATTGATGTCTGAGGGTATAGTTAAAAATGAAATCCATCATTGTGAAACCGGTGCGAAGGGTATGGATAGAGCTGCAGGTATAAGCAAAGGCAAAGGAAAATGCAAAG TCGAAGAAGATAGCGAAGAATGTGATGATAAACTTGAGGAAACAAAGGAAGATGCAACCAACATTTCCAAGTGTCCACATTTCATAACAACATTGAAGAGTTACAACATTGGCAGATCTTTCTTG ACGATTCCTAGGATTTTTTCAAAATCAAACATTCCTGACGATGTAGAAACTATAATTCTTAAGgataaagaaggaaaagaaatgcCAATCAAACTAATTCGTCGCAAAGATTCGTATGGAGTCAATTTTGGATTTGGCTGGTACGATTTCCAGTTTGAAAAAGGGTTAAAAAAAGGAGACATTTGTCTATTTGAACAAGAGAATGAAGACGAAATGGAGTTCACAGTTAGTGTTATTGGAAAGTGTTAA